AGACAAAGATTATTCTGGAAAAATCGGGTATTATGGAACAACAAAAACCTACCAAATTCCAACCAGGGGCACAACCAATCAACCACTAGAAATAAGAATTCTATTTCCAGATTTTCACAGCCGCTCCAAGTTATCCGATGAAGCGATTCCTTATTATGGTAATAAATATGGCAACGAAGAAGCAAAGAGAATTAAAGAACTATCAGATTCAGTACATTGGAGAAATATGCAAAAAGGCAGACACCCACTATTACCCAAAAATATGGAGTTAACCAAACTACAAGACAACAATTTAAATGGCATACGAATAGTTCAATACGTACCTACTGACTTATTGAAAATTTATAAACAGGAAATAAATTTAGAGTAATTATTTCTTATTTGGTTCTACAATTTGAAAAAATAATAACGCTTCCTGTGGTCCAAATCTTGCATATTCATCGCTATCCTTTTCTTTTATCATCGCTTTTGGATAGCTTGCAATTAATTTTAATCCCAATCTTTGATAATCTTCAGGCTTTATTAAAATTCTTGAAGTATTTACAACAAAAAATGTCTGATCGCCTGCTTTAAATGCAGCTTTTAACTGTTCTGGTACATCAGTAAAATTAAGCCCCGTCCCAACAACTGTAACTTTTGGATAATTATTAAGATACATTTCAAGTCCATCAGGAAGCGTTCCAAAAAATCCTTCTGTTCCAACTACAATTTGTGGAGCAGTCGGCAAACTTCTCAAATAGAAAGATATTTCCTTTATCCCTTGTCCTGCAGTCCATTCTTCCAAATATCCGCTTCGTTCGCTGTTTGGTAAATTTGCAGTTGCTGGATCAACAATTAAATCTTTATCAAAAAGCAAAGACTGTATTATAAAAACTACAAGAAGTGTTAGTGTTATTAGTTTCACCAATTGCTTTTTTGTATTCAAAAATGCAATTGAGATTAGAATTATAAAAAACGGAACTGTAAAAAGAATATATCTTACAGTTAAAACTTTTGCATACTCGCTTTGTACCAAAAGAGGAATTAAAAACCAGGCAAAAATAATTGCAACTTCTTTCCAATATTTTTTGTAATTTCTAAATATTCCAATTGCAGCTAAAATTAATCCAATTCCAGGCCCCATTTTAATAAGCCAGTCAGCAAAAACTTCAGTAATATAAGACGTAA
The Patescibacteria group bacterium genome window above contains:
- a CDS encoding glycosyltransferase family 39 protein; translated protein: MTKLIKNWFWQILILIGILIFAFVIRILHLTILPVFADEAIYIRWSQVMAAESTLRFLPLSDGKEPLYMWILMLLIRHFQDPLWIGRLESVICGIGTIVGIFASSYLLFKNKIISLLASFLWAIVPIAFFFDRMALVDSMLCMFGIWTFFFALLTAKFKRLDTAMLAGFCLGFAWLTKSPAIFFILLIPVTWLFAGNFKELLKLIGLTLVTYVIAFGMFNILRLGPNFELIASRNLDYVYPISHIWTNPRDPFTSYITEVFADWLIKMGPGIGLILAAIGIFRNYKKYWKEVAIIFAWFLIPLLVQSEYAKVLTVRYILFTVPFFIILISIAFLNTKKQLVKLITLTLLVVFIIQSLLFDKDLIVDPATANLPNSERSGYLEEWTAGQGIKEISFYLRSLPTAPQIVVGTEGFFGTLPDGLEMYLNNYPKVTVVGTGLNFTDVPEQLKAAFKAGDQTFFVVNTSRILIKPEDYQRLGLKLIASYPKAMIKEKDSDEYARFGPQEALLFFQIVEPNKK